Within Myotis daubentonii chromosome 13, mMyoDau2.1, whole genome shotgun sequence, the genomic segment gaagggaaagggagagggagagagaaacagtgatgagagagaaacactgaccggctgcctcctgcacttccctacgggggatcgagcctgcaacccaggcatgtgccctgaccaggaactgaaccatgacctcctagttcatgggccGACCCTCaaacactaagccacaccagccgggtggaATCAAATGTTTAAgaagtttcccaggtgattctgatgcacggAATGGTGTGGGAACACGGGGCTGGTCCAGACACATTTTGTACCGATTTTCAATGGAGGTTAAACTCCTCAGTACGGACTAGCTAAGAGCAGACGCCATGCCAAAGGCTTTCCATGCAATAGCACACTCAGTCCTTACACCACCCCCATGAGGTGGGCATCAACTGTCCCCTTtctcagataaagaaactgaggcactgggAGGTAAGCGGCTTGCCCAAGGTCGCACACTAGAAAATGGGGCCAGGGATTCAACCCCAGGCATTTGGGTTCCAGAGCCAGAGCTTCCCCCACGCCCCCATGTCCTACTGCCTCCCTGCTGGGGAAACAGAGGCCGAGAAGCAGGCTTCCTGTCCGCAGCTATAGGAGCTGGTCAGGGTCAGAGCTGGGCCGGGAATGCAGGTGTCTGGACTCCCAGGCTGGTGCCCAGTTGAGTGAGTAGTGACttcctgctgtgtgccaggctctgtggcttcctcttcccaccacccagAGTCTGGCACGTGACTTCTAGGGTCCCCCAAACCCACTGGCTGCCAGGCCAAAGGGGCCCCTGAAAACCCCCCTGAAGAACCAGGGCTCCCCAACCTGCTTCAATAtgtatattgatttcagggagagggagagagaaacatcaatgatgagagagaatcactgatcagccgcctcctgcacaccccacaccggggatcgagcccacaacctgggcatgtgccctgaccaggaatcgaaccgtgacctcctgtctcattgagccatgccagccgggcccaaACCTGCTTCTGTCACGCATCCCAGACACCCTCGGGTGGCTGGTGCCCACAGATCCCAGTACAACCACCAAACTCCATCGGCTCTGTGACCTCCAGGAGGCAGTGCAGGTTGCGACCATAGCATAGCTTGCATTTCATAAAAGACTTTTGCTTTCAATTTACAAGATCCTGTGACAGACAGGGCAGAAGTGTGTGTGCCCCTTTGCACGGTGGAAGACGGAGGCCTGGAGAGCCCAGAAAGCCCTCCACGGCTGCACAGCATCCCGTGGCTGAGCTCGGGCGTGAGCCTGGGCTGCTCCCTGCAGGCACCCGAGCAGGACCTAACGGCAGAGACACTGACAAGCAGGGCCCCGAGAGCCAAGTGTTGGTGTTGATGGGGCCTCAAGGCTGGGTTGGAGGGGagcagccagcatggctcagtggttgagagtcgacctgtgaaccaggaggtcacggttcgattcggggcacatgcccgggttgcaggctcgatccctggtggaggggtgtgcaggaggcatctgatcaatgattctctcatcattgatgtttctatctccctctccctctctgaaatcaatgaaaaaatatatatattttaaaatgacaggggtgggggaggtggggcgcTACTGGTCCCTGGGGAAGACTCCCCTTCACCTCGGGGGTCCCTGTCTTGGAGGCGGAGCGCTCTCCCTCACTCTGGTCCTCTCTCTCGAGGGATGGAAGACAGGAAGATGGAGCTCCGGCAGCTGCTGTCCAAGGTGAAGCCCCAGTGGTCCAGCAGGTCCACAGACTGGTCCTTCCTGAGCTCGCTCTTCTTCTGTTGCTCGGTGATCAGCACCGTGGGTAAGTTCAAGGGGAAGGCTGGGCCTGGCAGAAAGGCccgggggagagggtggggcagggagatgCTGAGGGCCCTTGGTGAGGATGCTGGGACCTTCAATTCATGTCGTGTGGAGGGCCTACCCTGTGCCAGGCCTACTGCGCGCGGGCGGGCACTGGTCCCAGCTCAGGACACAGCAGGCCCTGCCACTGGCCCACAAGGCGCCTTCGTGGGAATTAGAAAAGAGCGCCCTTTCTCAGGTGGGTGCAGCCCAGGCCTGTCTGCAGCTACAGGAATAATCAGGTCAGAGTCAGGGTCGGAGCTGGGTCTAGACTGGGCGTAGCCCCCAGTGAGCAAGGTGTTGGCTGGGATCCAGCCCCTTCTCGCCCCGCAGTTGAGTGCTCTTGTCCCAAACACCATCGGCCGGCAGCACCTGCCAGCCCAGCTCCTGGGCAGGACGGAGGAACTCGGGACAGCCCCGCGGTCAGCATGGGATGTGCTCAGGGCTTTGTGGGAGCGCCGACTTGGGGCAGCGGCCCCAGGCTTGAGGGAGGTCCAAGAGGCAGGACTGGAAGTTGCGGCTCCGGTGGCGCCTCCCAGTGGAGATACTCAGCACTGGGGCTCCCtgtgaggggcggggaggggaggtgggtttCAGGATCACCAGCGCCCACAGCTGGTTTCTTCCAGAAGGCTGACATTGCCAGGGTGATGAGTGAATAACAGCGATACCCctgagcacccagcagggcctcaTATGCGTCATCCTATTTCATTCTCACGGCAACCCCATGAGGTAGATGCTGTTTCTGTCCCACTCGGCAGTGAGCTGGGGCTCTGACCGGGACGCCATGgccagggaggcagaggcagggcacAGCTGGCCTTTTCAGGGGACCTACAGCCCCAGGGAACACTTTGAGGGACAACCGTTACGGGGAGCAGTGTCTACAAGGAAGATCCTGGTGATGAGCCAGGGGGCTGAGAGCATGGGGTTTAGTttgtttttagtgtgtgtgtgtgtgtgtgtgtgtgtgtgtgtgtgtgtgtgtgtgtgtgtgtgtgtgtgtgtgtgtgtgtgtgtgtttctctcaagAACTTCAGGGGATTGGTCTAACTGATCTTATCATTCTAAGCCTGGGCACTACTGACAATATGACGGCTGGACCAGATGACTCTTTGCTGTGGGGGCTGCCCTGGGCACTGTGGGAAGTATAGCAGTGTCCCTGGCCCTTATCCACCAGCGGCTCTTACCTCTACCTCTTCCTCCGCTGTACCCACCAGTTTCACCAACCAAAAGTGTCTCCAGGCTTTGACAAACGTCTTTGGGGGCAATACTGCCCCCCGTTGAGACCCACTGAGCTAATACAATGGTTACCAAGGTGCAGTCTCTGGACCAGTAAGTAACACATGTATCACCCAAGAACATGTTAGAAATTCAAGGTAATTCTCGGGCCCATCCTAGACCTTCTGAGTCAGAAACTATGGCTGTGGGGCCCAGCAAAGTGTGTTTAACCAGTTCTCACGGCGATTCGGATGCATGCTAACGTGGGGAGGCACTGACCTGACGCCAGCCCTGGCTATCACCTGGCCGTCTTCCACAAGCTCCGCGCCTGGCCCCTGCCCCACGTCAATCAAGTCAGAATCTCTAGGGACGGGCCCAGGCGTCAGCCTTTCTCAGAGCCCTTGGGTGATTCTGACGGGACTCCGGGCTGGGAACCACTGATGTGATGGAAATGCATTAGCTTGGTTTAAATCCCCAGGAAGCGATGCTATCACCCACGATGTAAGTCAATTAGGACATCGGGCCGGCCAGCAATGACAACTGGAAGAGGATGTTGGGGAAAGTTCTGCACTGCCCAGAATCGATAATGGTGTTTGAAGGCCCTGCTGGCATTGCCGCTGTCAGCCCTGGGTCTCTGGGTCACCTGCCATGCACCTGGCCTTGATGCTGGGAAAGGGAcacctgacaggtgtgaggctgGCCAAACCCTTGCCATTGCCAATTGGGTCAGCCCGCTTGGGTTAGAAAGTTAAGTGGACGAGCTATTAAATACTCCCAGCCTAAGTGGAGGGGACTGATCCTAGTGGAACATATAATAAATGCATTAGAAGAAATGATCTGATTTTCCATTATGCAGCTCAGCGTCCGGTAATTGGGGCAGTCAATATAGGCCCTTTGTTGGGGCTGGGCGCTCTCTGAGACTCGTTTCTGTGGTGTATTTTCTATAACATGGCATCTATTCTGGGTTATAAACATGTCCCACCCAAGGCAGCCACAGACTTTATTTATAAGGTGCGAAGCCCACCTTTGCCGAGGAGAGCAGGttgggtatgtgtgtggggggaggggggtgggtgagATCTTAGGGAGAGGGGTACACACCCTTGTGGGCTGTAGGCTGTTTGACCCTGGCCAGGTCACCTGACTTCCCTGTTCCATGTCCATTAACTGTGGTAACAATGGTGGTTTTGTATTGCAAGGAATTTTGACTCCAAAAGGCACTTGACTCTATAAATCTTGTAAGAAAtgagcattttttccttttaaaaggaaaaaaaatctgaccCTGGGTCTCCATACTTGCGGATGGGGAATTTTAACTCCTGACTTTCCTCGGGGTGCCTGGGAACTGGGGGCTCTGTGCTGCCTGGAAAACAGAGGGGAGAGGCCTGTCAATGggcccccatggctgctgctgGCATCCTTCTGGGCTGATGGCTCTGTGGGTCCCATGacacccagggcctgggctcctcTGGCCGGTCGCCATGGCTGGGCCTCTCTGAGCTCCTGCCCCTATAGGAGAGGCtcggctccctcccccacccccttcctctctcctcctccctgctcaggagtctctccctgccttcctccatgGCCAGAGTCTACTGCCTCCTTTGCCCTGGCTGCATTGGTTTTAGCACCAGAAGTCCCATGTTCTGGGACACCCCTCAGTCCTGAGCAACTGGGGCAGTTGGCCATTCTACCCATGACCCACCTCTGTCGCCCGTCCTCCCTCTCCCTTAGACCCCACCCACCATGGTCTCCTCAGTGATCCTGGGCTTTCAccaaggcctggaggggaggctgTCCTGAGGCCACTTCTGCAACCCCTGTCCCTCAGGGGAGGGCGGGAGCTGCTGGAGTGGAGGCAGTGGGAACCCTCAGTACCCTCCCAGCAAGTCCTGCCACACGGAGCAAACCCGGGACCCGGTGGGAGGTGGAACCAATGCactccccagccctgagcccggtACACACTCCTGGCCGCGTCCTGCTGGAATGGAGGAGAGCCGAGCTCCAGGCCAAGCTTTCCTCTCAACCAGGAGCCCCCAGAGGGCGTGACCTCTGCCTGTTCCTTGTATATCCCCCAAGCTTGGGCACAAgagcctggcatgtagtaggtgctccataaatgtgGAATCCAGGCTGGGTGCCTTTGTTTTAATTGCTCACCCATCAgcctgctcttttaaaaaaaaattttattgttgtaagtgttacatatgtcccctcttttccctcattgaccccctccagccggccccaacccccagcccaggccaccaccctattgtctgtgtccatgggtgatgcatatatgcattcaaggtcttgggttgatctctttccaccccccccaccctcccccgccttccctcccatattccccactctgttccatgcttccaagtCTCTGGATCCgccctgttcatcagtttattttgttaattagattccacatatgagtgaggtcacaCAACAGCCTGCTCTTGTACATCCTGTCCTGGATCCCCACCTGGAATCCCACACCTGCTGAGTGGGGAATGGCATTCGATGCACAGCTGTCTCCTCCACTAAACCAGAAGCTCAGCGGGGTTCAGTTCCCTATTGACTCCGCTCACTGTGTGCCCGGCGCCTGCCGTCAGCACTCCACGTGCACACACGCTAGGAAGACACACACAGAGCGAATCGCCCTGCCATCGCACGGAGCCTCTGGAACCAGCCAGGGTGGCCTGGAATGCCCCGGAACAGGCACACACTGCTGAGACCCATCGCGGGCCACGGCCCTCCCCCAGGACCCTGGCGCAGTGGGCAACTGATCATTCCCACAGGACAGAGCCTGGCCCAGAGCTGGCCACAGGAGCTGCAGTCCCGGAGGAGCTGGGGCTCAGCCAGCCTAGCAATTACCTTCACATTAATTTACATAATTGGGCTGGGTTTCCTGTATTAATCTTCCTCTAAGGCATCAAAAATTAAACACAGGCATTAAAGACGAAAGCGTTCCCTGTGTGTTGAGGTCACTGAGCTTGCCCATCCAGGAGGTCCGACTACCTGTGCTGTGAGGTTTGGCggctccctctcctgccctgctGTACacatgagggtgggggtgagggttggAGAAGGAGGGGGTCCCAGAGAGCATGGAGGCCTCAGCCCACCCGCCCCTTTGCTTGGAGGACCTGTTCTCACTGGTTGGAAGGTTCCGCCCCCTTGGTGCCCCTGACCCAGTGGAGACTgagccctggcagccctggggtgtgactcccacctccactctcTATCTCACGTATACTCTGGCCACATTGCTTCCTGTCTCCGACctccgtttccccatctgtgaatgGTGATAACAACGCCCACCTATGAAGGTGGGCTGACGCCAGCCCAGTGGCTGCTCAGTAGGCAGCTACGTTAGCTCCTGAGGGTGAGGACGCCAGCCTTCTCCAGTCGcccactatgtgtcaggcactggccCCATGTAGTCCTGCCTGCTAGTTGATAGACAAAGCAGGGATAGTcgtcctcatcctatataataaaaccctaatatgcaaatcggccgaACGGCGGAAAGACCAGTCACtacgatgcgcactgaccatcacggggcagacactcaatgcctcagagctgccccctggtggtcagtgtgctcccagaagccgggctcacagctggtgagcacagaggaggtggcaggagcctctcctgcctccactgcaggcgggggggggggggggggggggggggaggagcgaggggtcccagactgcgagagggtgcaggccgggctgagggacctcccctccagtgcacgaaatttcgtgcaccgagcctctagtttacaGATAAGAAACCTTAAAATGTGAGCAGGCAAGTCACTttctagtaaatggcagagctgggattcgaaCTGAGATTGGTAAgattctagatcagcggttctcaacctgtgggtcgcaaccctttcacaggggtcgtctaagaccatcggaaaacacatatgtaattacatattgtttttgtgatgaatcactatgctttaattatgttcaatttgtaacaatgaaaatacatcctgcatatcagatatttacattacaattcataacagtagcaaaattacagttatgaagtagcaacgaaaataattttatggttgggggtcaccacagcatgaggaactgtattaaaggatcgcggcattaggaaggttgagaaccactgttccagatGCTGGGATCCTAACCGCTTCCCCATCATTTGTGAACATGTCTAGCGCACTAAACCACGGTGGCTCTGAGGGCAGCAATTGCATTTTATTCACTTTCCAACTTCCTACTGTCCTGAATGCTATGCACACTGCTGTACACATAGAAGGCACATAATAATCACCTACTACacagacaaaaacaaaccaaGAGGCCCAGACCTTCTAGCGAGGACAAGGGTGGCTCCTTAAAAACCCAGTGCCTTcatggaggaggaagggggtggtggGTATGATTGCAAGGCCATCCACGCTCCCTTACCTGCACTCATCCTGTCCTTCTAGGTGAGCTGGTCCATCTCACACAGGCGCTCAGGAATGGCCAGGCAGGGTGAAAGGCGGTCAGCTCACTCCCAATCACGTGCTTGTCCCCTGCCAAGGACACTCCAGGTCAATCATCTGGACACGACCTGCTCCGTCTCCTAAAGAGAAGCTGGGTGTCACCCCTTATGCCCCCCCCAAAGCAGGCCTAACGGTAGACAAGAGGATGAGTGCTTTAAGATGCATATTTGCAAACACATTGTGTCAAAGGTCAGGCcaaggaggggaaagggcagaggTCTCTTTAACGCCTTTTGGGgtagggaggggcgggggggccggGTGACCAGCCCAGCTGTGTCCTCTTGCAGGTTATAGCCACGTCTACCCCGTCACCAGGCTCGGCAAGTATCTGGTCATGCTCTACGCTCTCTTCGGCATCCCCCTGATGGTCCTGGTGCTCACGGACACAGGCGACATCCTAGCAACCATCCTGTCCAGGTCCTACAATCGGTTCCAAGGGCTCCTCCCGCTCCGCCCTCCGCTCTCCAGATGGTGCTCCCGACTGCTCTGCCGGAGAAGGCCTGCCGCCAAGCCCATGGACCCAGCCATCCCCAGGATCATCATCAGCGCTCAGGAGCCCCCAGGCCCCAAACCCGGCATGTGTCCCTCCGCCCCCAGCAACAGCATGGAGCTGCTCGAGGGGCTCCTGGCGGGAGACACACAGAACACGCTGCAACCGCCCCCGCAGGCTGTGCCCAGGAGTAACTCCTGCCCCGAGCTGGTGTCGGGGAGACTCTCCTACTCCGTCATCAGCAACCTGGACGAGGTGGGCCGGCAGGTGGAGCGGCTGGACGTGCCCCTGCCCGTCATCGCCCTCCTGGTGTTCGCCTACATCTCCTGCGCAGCCGCCATCCTCCCCGCCTGGGAGCAGCACCTGGACTTCCAGGACGCCTTCTACTTCTGCTTCGTCACGCTGACCACCATCGGGTTTGGGGACACCGCCTTGGAACACCCCCACTTCTTCTTGTTTTTCTCCCTCTACATCATCGTCGGGATGGAGATCGTGTGCATCGCTTTCAAGCTGGTGCAGAACAGGCTGATTCGCATGTACAAACAGCTCATGCTGCTCTTCGCCAAAGGGAAGTGTTAGGACCCCGCTAAACCGGGAAGGCGCCCCGGTCCCCGACGTGGCACGTGTGGGCCGAGCTGGGTTGCTTGCCTGGTCTTTCGGGGCCAGTGTAGTTAAAGCGTGGCCCTGCGGCCTGTCATCTGAGACCTTGGGGCCCTGATTTTAGCCTCCAGGCCCTGCAGAAAGGTGGCCAGTGCCCTATGTAACAGGACAGTAGACAAAAACGATCACCAGGCCCTAATGTCCAATTTATTTCCctgtcttcattttttattttttattttagaggctGCTTATTCatgctggggacagtgaaataaGAAAGGACCGGGAAATGATCCCAGGCTGacctgctttggctcactaagaagtcagagaaatggGGCCTGGGGTTTGCCCCGGATGAACTATATcactgcccattgctgccctggttgcaagcctcgcGGGGTCTCTTAGAGCTTAGGAGATGCATGTctatgggggaaggagggaggggaaggggacaggaaAGGCATGGGCATGTTCCCAAGAGGGAGTGTGTCCCCTGtctcccctttttttaaaaaaaaaaaaaacaaccatcacCTTATGTAGATGAAACCACCTAACAGAAGTCACCAGTTTTCTTGCACCACGAGAAAAAAATCGCCTTTGTTCTTGCACGTTGTACTGTGGGCTGAATTAAACCTTCCTGAGCTGCTCCCCCTGTGCCCTTGATGCAACAGAGCTCCTCTGAGCAGCCTCTTTTCTTACGTGACTGTGCGGATACAGGCGAGACCAGCCGATTCCAGCCCGCCTAAAATACGCCCATCCGCTGAGAGGGGCTGTCGCCCGTGTTCACAGGGCCCGGGAGAGTTCCTGATTGTCAGGGACCAGTGTTCTCACTCAGCGGGATGCGATTGGCACCTCCTGAACGAGTTGGCATGTGGAAGTGTTGATGCTTAAGCAAATGGCTGGGCACACAAGAGGTCTGGCGCTCGTCGGCACTCACCCTGTGCCAATTCGTGAATGAGCTGGCGTGTGAATGAGCTGGCTGTGGGGCAGATTCTGTAGGTGGCTCTCCCAGCTGCCCTGGCTCTCCGGCTCCCTTTGCCCGAGGACTTCCTCTGGCCCCTAAAGCTGGGCGTTCACAGGGCAGGCTAGAAGTGCCAAGGAGTCAGGGCTCTTGGGAGCAGCCCTCAATTCATGACTGATGGCACCCAGCTTCTTGCCTCTCCCCTGGGGTAACCCTGGGTCATATTCAACGCTGTCCCCGAGTTCCCAGCTGCCTGGAGCCTCCGCTGCTCATGAGAACACCCTGTATTGGCCCCTTCACCTCCCCGTCTCATCTCCTCACTGCTCTGCGATCACCCCTAAATAACCCACATGCACACAGTCTTTGTCTCAGAGTCACTCCTGGGGACCCGGGCCCTGGGAGAGGATGTGACAGGTCCGGGTATGATGGTGTCTGGCAGCGAGGACCGCACTTCCCCGAGTGGCCACCAGGGGGAGCCGCCAGACCGCACGGACCCCGCGCTCCCGGCCAGCCGCTGGCCCGTCTGCTTTCAGTGCCTGGGGGGCTCCGCCACCGCCCCTCTAGGAGCGGATATCTCCCGCCGTGGCCCTCTGAGAGGGGACACCTCCGACTTATGTCCTCACTGCGGTCCTAGAGGAGGGCTCCTCGGGCCTCTGCCCCCGCTGGGACATGGCGGGGCAGCCACACCTGGGGCCCAAGTCCTCCGAGCAGCTTTCACGAGGGGCGCTTCCTACTCTTGCTCCCTGTCCTTCAAATCGCCTGCCCTGCCAAGCTAAGGCCATGTGGCCCCTGGAGTCCCAGCCACTGCACAGTGTCGCCCTTCACCCGGGTCCCTTCCTTCTCTGACCCACCGGCCTCCCGCTGGGGGTAGACCGGCTGAAGCTTGCAAGACACACCTAGAACCTTCTGCAGGGCACGGACGCCCTGTCCCACTGGGATGTGCTGCTGGAGGCTCTGCGAGTGGCGGTGGTGCTGGGCTTGGATGCTGTGTCTAAAGCTGCCCGGTGACTCTCACCTGGTTCTCAGGGGAGGCCAGGGACAGGCAGGCTCTCCCAGGAAGGGGCGGGGGTGccccctgctcctgggagggctgtggggaCAGACCTGGCTGGCGCCGGCCTTCGGGGCCTTGCTCTGCAGGTGACCCGGACAGTGGAGGCCTGCTTCTGGGCCTCTCAGGGAGGACAGGATTGGCCTGGGCAGCGCCCGTGGCCCTGCTGACCTCGGGGTTCGGGTGCCCTGCCGGCTGCTTTGGTGGGTGGTGACTGGGGGGGGACCTGGTCCCCCAGGGCCCTGGCGCCCGTGTGGCTGCTGGGTGCACTGTCTGAGGGGGCCCCAGTGCCGACCGGGACTGGCCATGTGGCTCCGTGTGAAGGCCTCTGCCTGGGGGACAGGCCGCCTGGAGCCTTGGCAGGTTTCTCTGTCAGATGAGCGTCAAGAGGGTACCTACCTCCACGCGTCCTGTGCGGGTCCCAGAGAAGTGCTGCCCAGCGCCCCGCTCTGTGCGTGCTTTAAAGTCCTAGCGGTTCCGGGAGGGGATGAGGTGCGCCTCAGCTCCCCCTGGCACCCCTCCGGCCTGCGGGGGGCAGAAAGGGCGAGACCGGGAGGGAAGGCCTGGACGCCCGCAAGGAGCCCAGCTGATCTGGAGCGTCTCCATCACGGGCCCAGGGAGCATGCGCAGTCCCCGCCCAGGTGGGGCGCCTCCGGCAGCGGAGGCCCAGCGCACGTGGACTGGAGGTGGGAAGCATTCTTTCTGCTCCCCCCTTAGTGCcctggggacccctccccagcctgcagtGGTCACCTTCTCTTGGTTTCCAAAGCAGCCCTTTGCCTGAtgggcgctctctctctctctctctctctctctctctctctctctctctctctccccccaccccacccccagggcttcCACCTGCGGCCCATTGTTTCCTCCCTGTCTCCACTCCCTCCCGTTGGTCTCACCCACTCAGGTGCAAATTAGCACGATGCCCAGGACTCCACACTGAAGACTGTGTCCACGTGTCCAAGACGAGCTCTGGCCTTGACCCTGGCCTTGCTCCTCCCCTTGGCCCTGGTCCGTCCCCGCCCAGG encodes:
- the KCNK18 gene encoding potassium channel subfamily K member 18, which encodes MEAAGPPQARRCCQEALEKLLPRLCFLCSLVTYAMLGALLFSAIEGGRDLGAGDPEFEDFLEQLCGLLKCNRTGMEDRKMELRQLLSKVKPQWSSRSTDWSFLSSLFFCCSVISTVGYSHVYPVTRLGKYLVMLYALFGIPLMVLVLTDTGDILATILSRSYNRFQGLLPLRPPLSRWCSRLLCRRRPAAKPMDPAIPRIIISAQEPPGPKPGMCPSAPSNSMELLEGLLAGDTQNTLQPPPQAVPRSNSCPELVSGRLSYSVISNLDEVGRQVERLDVPLPVIALLVFAYISCAAAILPAWEQHLDFQDAFYFCFVTLTTIGFGDTALEHPHFFLFFSLYIIVGMEIVCIAFKLVQNRLIRMYKQLMLLFAKGKC